From a single Okeanomitos corallinicola TIOX110 genomic region:
- a CDS encoding AAA family ATPase — MLQPEAQKYNLKFPTGMLLWGPPGTGKSLSAKLAAKKMGLPLLAANWGVLLGSPHPDRALKEFIALVTSLAPCVLYWDDFDKGFAGWDSNADGGVARRLSAALLTWMQEHQEPVYTVATINRLEMLPAELVRRFDDVFFVDLPHEGARYEVFNLHLARYFPAFRGNDSPWSDEQWRRLLTEYRICTPAEIGNAVRRCAERAFAQGKPGRIEFEDLLRQRSHFTPAMERESEQMQAIRNQAIYAQPVSSEDVSRFAYQHQELFE, encoded by the coding sequence TTGTTGCAACCAGAAGCACAAAAATATAACTTGAAGTTTCCCACGGGAATGCTGTTATGGGGACCACCAGGAACAGGTAAAAGTTTATCGGCTAAGTTAGCAGCTAAGAAAATGGGCTTGCCATTGTTAGCAGCTAATTGGGGTGTACTATTAGGTAGTCCTCATCCTGATCGAGCTTTAAAGGAGTTTATCGCTTTGGTAACATCCCTTGCTCCCTGTGTTCTCTACTGGGATGATTTTGATAAGGGTTTTGCTGGCTGGGACTCGAATGCAGATGGAGGTGTGGCACGGCGTTTATCTGCGGCGTTGTTAACTTGGATGCAGGAGCATCAAGAGCCTGTTTATACCGTTGCTACTATTAACCGCTTGGAAATGCTACCTGCTGAATTGGTACGTCGTTTTGATGATGTGTTTTTTGTAGATTTACCCCATGAGGGGGCAAGATACGAAGTTTTTAATTTGCATTTAGCTAGGTATTTTCCAGCTTTTCGAGGTAATGATTCGCCTTGGAGTGATGAGCAATGGCGCAGGTTATTGACTGAATATAGGATTTGTACTCCCGCAGAAATTGGTAATGCTGTGCGTCGTTGTGCTGAAAGGGCTTTTGCTCAAGGTAAACCAGGGCGAATTGAGTTTGAGGATTTACTAAGACAGCGATCGCATTTTACCCCGGCGATGGAACGAGAATCTGAGCAGATGCAAGCTATTCGCAATCAGGCTATTTACGCTCAACCCGTGTCGAGTGAAGATGTTTCACGGTTTGCTTATCAGCACCAGGAGCTATTTGAATAA
- a CDS encoding transposase: MLSEPKYGGCSRLAEILGNVSHDSVNRFLLRERYEPKDLFKIIEKIINLEGGILSVDDTVIEKIYSDPKNAELIGYFWSGKAHKTIIGLNLITLYYSDINGNSVPINYRIYDKKEGKTKNDYFREMVSEIISWGVKPRMVTGDSWYSGVENLKFLKNQKLGFLFGIEKNRTVSNEPHKYCQVSTLAISEEGLRTHLKEFGFIKLFRKDFKKEDSRHYILYLPDEEKIKDITRSTFVTIHDTHWGIETFHRAIKQVCGICRFMVRDTCAIKTHIFCSLQAFVKLEFMRSEKIISNWYEVQRNLFTSVVREHIFANLDKNAIV; the protein is encoded by the coding sequence TTGCTGTCAGAGCCAAAGTATGGAGGGTGCAGTAGGTTAGCAGAGATATTGGGAAATGTTTCACATGATAGTGTAAACCGCTTTTTATTGAGAGAGAGATACGAACCCAAAGATTTATTCAAAATAATAGAGAAAATAATTAACCTAGAAGGAGGAATATTAAGTGTAGATGACACGGTTATAGAAAAGATTTACAGCGACCCCAAAAATGCCGAATTAATCGGTTATTTTTGGTCAGGAAAAGCCCATAAAACTATTATTGGCTTAAATTTAATCACTTTATATTACAGTGATATTAATGGTAATTCAGTCCCAATTAATTACAGAATATATGATAAAAAGGAGGGAAAAACAAAAAACGATTATTTTAGAGAAATGGTAAGTGAAATAATAAGCTGGGGAGTCAAACCCAGAATGGTAACAGGAGATAGTTGGTATTCTGGAGTAGAAAACTTGAAGTTTCTAAAAAACCAGAAATTGGGGTTTTTATTCGGAATTGAAAAAAATAGAACTGTTTCAAACGAGCCACATAAGTATTGTCAGGTCAGCACTCTGGCTATTTCTGAAGAAGGATTAAGGACTCATCTGAAAGAATTTGGATTTATAAAGTTGTTTAGGAAAGACTTTAAAAAAGAAGACTCTAGACATTATATTTTATATCTGCCAGATGAGGAGAAAATCAAAGACATAACTAGAAGTACCTTCGTCACAATTCATGATACCCATTGGGGTATTGAAACATTTCATCGAGCCATAAAACAAGTATGTGGAATTTGTCGGTTCATGGTTAGAGATACCTGTGCAATCAAAACTCACATATTTTGTTCACTTCAAGCTTTTGTGAAATTGGAGTTTATGCGCTCTGAAAAAATAATTAGCAATTGGTATGAAGTACAGAGGAATCTGTTTACTTCTGTTGTCCGTGAACACATTTTTGCTAACCTTGACAAGAATGCCATTGTCTAG
- a CDS encoding DUF5895 domain-containing protein: MVKSRTTNNSHRPNQSSTKTTASQPKTSKAKPNDTDAYDFEGEEFEIDPELFDDNYNQVRKPLLPYGIVVNDKPAGLLIPEDQLEKAGWIEMPTEDDLTTVTLTEDVTGLLITEGRLLVLGFAPEYIRYKSDVEDVGGSLVGLYDDYRNSLDKRTMDVCSEHAIMFLNDKNKPLHTTPVVVRFKNVALWSFKSVREEFYRSLEKTFADYFQVQFSGKSDKWRSLGVLEVEFKALKEGEGKNKHNCCKTVAYTKPTVDNFPQLYLGKPAAKSLVWQQHDAIAGFNEPQSLPALPGESTSVEVEVLPPNKNKNLSLA; this comes from the coding sequence ATGGTTAAATCAAGAACTACAAACAACTCTCATCGCCCTAATCAATCTAGCACCAAAACCACTGCTTCTCAACCTAAAACTTCAAAAGCCAAACCAAATGACACGGATGCTTATGACTTTGAAGGAGAAGAATTTGAAATAGACCCAGAACTATTTGATGATAATTATAACCAAGTTCGTAAACCACTTCTTCCCTATGGCATTGTTGTTAACGATAAACCTGCTGGACTTTTGATTCCAGAAGACCAATTAGAAAAAGCTGGTTGGATAGAAATGCCAACAGAAGATGACTTAACTACTGTTACTTTAACTGAAGATGTTACCGGATTATTAATTACTGAAGGTCGGTTACTGGTTTTAGGTTTTGCACCAGAATATATCCGCTATAAATCAGACGTGGAAGATGTGGGTGGTTCGTTGGTTGGTCTTTATGATGACTACAGAAATAGTCTGGATAAAAGAACAATGGATGTCTGTTCAGAACACGCAATTATGTTTCTGAATGACAAAAACAAACCATTACATACTACTCCTGTTGTAGTCCGATTCAAGAATGTAGCTCTCTGGAGTTTTAAATCAGTGCGTGAGGAGTTTTATCGTTCATTAGAGAAAACCTTTGCTGATTATTTCCAAGTGCAATTTAGCGGTAAAAGCGATAAATGGCGGAGTTTAGGTGTACTGGAAGTTGAGTTTAAAGCACTTAAAGAAGGTGAAGGTAAGAATAAACATAATTGCTGTAAAACAGTAGCTTATACTAAACCTACAGTTGATAATTTCCCCCAACTGTATTTAGGTAAACCCGCAGCTAAAAGTTTAGTTTGGCAACAACATGATGCGATTGCAGGTTTTAATGAACCACAATCTCTACCTGCTTTACCAGGAGAATCAACTTCTGTTGAGGTGGAAGTGTTACCACCAAACAAGAATAAGAACCTATCCCTTGCTTGA
- a CDS encoding DEAD/DEAH box helicase, giving the protein MKILHGTWIPNPKTDFVQSGSFYLWVETPVLKKKRNPKQQIHPGHLDKDELLQFLGQELGIKEPLPTLKERISTKYFALPTANNQPLPSPELIKYLEIEIPEEYTDFQYWQVCCYKTLSSLKGDITSAINIIKLLNDIHFLTINNLSEIQLGSDLLFWYHYTQSFKQIILKDQYIPTLKYKPLELNKPTGKTKPNRLLPPTFEIYAGWEIISEQYEASIQKYIEYMPLICVAGSTIENENIEFYNQETLLRHFSEYILNNIVIHTPLTAAFDKKITDSLVYHCFSRSHFTRYVTLAEYHQWQTWKSKITRSQSELPFYLCFQLNSPAADQIDNWEMQFLVSSKQDPSLKLALADYWSMSSKTKTGVQKQYGSNFETNLLLNLGYAARMYPQLWQGLETDTPVGMKLTLESAFAFLQESAWVLEDAGFKITVPAWYTPAGRRRAKLRLKASGNSRSATKGENKSYFGLNSLVQYEYELAIGEEVVTKQEWEQLINAKAPLVHFRGQWMELDRDKMQQLLEFWQSQGEKKPEMSVLEFLQWNAEVGEDWDIEHDEILSDMMVKLQDKSRLEPISDQLNLQGNLREYQKRGVAWLEYLERLGLNGCLADDMGLGKSVQVIARLVQERELFSIEGEIEKIEDRKNKKSQKDRGNERYQQESLSIDGEIEKIEDRENKKDKKGGENVNSLQTSVLPTLLIAPTSVVGNWKQEIAKFAPHLQSMIHHGSDRIQTVPEFKTACQQHDVIITSFTLARKDEKLLQSVKWQRIVLDEAQNIKNPKAAQTKAILKLAAKHRLALTGTPVENRLLDLWSIFNFLNPGYLGKEAQFRKAFEVPIQKDNDRIKSTTLKKLVEPLILRRVKTDKSIINDLPDKVEQKLYTNLTKEQASLYEVVVKDVEEKLQTVEGIQRKGLILSTLMKLKQICNHPAQFLQDNSDFSTERSHKLSRLVEMIEEAVSEGESLLIFSQFTEVCEQIEKHIKHNLHCNTYYLHGGTNRKRREQMITEFQDPDTEPSVFILSLKAGGVGITLTKANHVFHFDRWWNPAVENQATDRAFRIGQQKNVFVHKFVAMGTLEEKIDQMIEDKKKLSASVVGNDESWLTELDNEAFKQLISLNKSAILE; this is encoded by the coding sequence ATGAAAATCCTTCATGGCACTTGGATACCCAACCCAAAAACCGACTTTGTGCAGTCAGGTTCATTTTATCTGTGGGTAGAAACGCCTGTATTAAAAAAGAAACGTAACCCTAAACAACAGATTCATCCTGGACATCTGGACAAAGACGAATTATTACAATTTTTAGGACAGGAATTAGGAATTAAAGAACCATTACCAACCTTAAAAGAACGCATATCTACAAAATATTTTGCACTGCCAACCGCTAATAATCAACCTTTACCCTCACCAGAACTAATTAAATATTTAGAAATAGAAATTCCTGAAGAATACACAGATTTTCAATATTGGCAAGTATGTTGTTATAAAACTTTAAGCTCCTTAAAAGGTGATATTACCTCAGCAATTAATATTATCAAACTGCTCAACGATATTCATTTTTTAACAATCAATAACCTGAGTGAAATTCAACTTGGTTCAGACTTATTATTTTGGTATCACTATACCCAATCATTCAAACAAATAATTCTCAAAGATCAATATATTCCCACCCTCAAATACAAACCATTAGAATTAAATAAACCCACAGGTAAAACTAAACCAAACAGACTACTTCCCCCTACATTTGAAATTTATGCCGGGTGGGAAATAATTTCCGAACAGTATGAAGCTAGTATTCAGAAATATATTGAATATATGCCATTAATTTGTGTAGCAGGTTCAACTATAGAAAATGAAAACATTGAGTTTTATAACCAAGAAACCCTATTAAGACACTTTTCTGAATATATCCTCAATAACATAGTTATTCATACACCCTTAACAGCCGCCTTTGATAAAAAAATTACAGATTCCTTAGTTTACCATTGTTTTTCTCGTTCACATTTTACCCGATATGTAACCTTAGCAGAATATCATCAATGGCAGACATGGAAAAGTAAAATTACCCGTTCCCAATCAGAACTACCTTTTTATCTGTGTTTTCAACTTAATTCACCTGCTGCTGACCAAATAGATAACTGGGAAATGCAGTTTTTAGTATCTAGTAAACAAGACCCTTCTTTAAAGTTAGCTTTAGCAGATTATTGGTCAATGAGTTCAAAAACAAAAACAGGTGTACAAAAACAATATGGTAGTAACTTTGAAACTAACTTGTTATTAAATTTAGGATATGCAGCACGGATGTATCCCCAATTATGGCAAGGATTAGAAACAGATACTCCAGTAGGAATGAAATTAACATTAGAATCAGCATTTGCATTTTTACAAGAAAGTGCTTGGGTGTTAGAAGATGCAGGTTTTAAAATTACCGTTCCTGCTTGGTATACCCCTGCTGGTCGTCGTCGTGCTAAACTGAGATTGAAAGCTTCTGGTAATAGTCGTTCTGCAACTAAAGGAGAAAACAAAAGTTATTTTGGTTTAAATTCTTTGGTGCAATATGAATATGAATTAGCAATTGGAGAGGAAGTTGTTACGAAACAAGAATGGGAACAATTAATTAATGCTAAAGCACCCTTAGTGCATTTTCGTGGTCAGTGGATGGAATTAGACCGGGATAAAATGCAGCAATTACTAGAATTTTGGCAATCTCAAGGTGAAAAAAAACCAGAGATGTCTGTTTTAGAATTTTTACAATGGAATGCAGAAGTTGGGGAAGATTGGGATATTGAACATGATGAAATTTTGTCAGATATGATGGTAAAACTACAGGATAAAAGTAGATTAGAACCAATTTCTGACCAATTAAATTTGCAAGGTAATTTACGAGAATATCAAAAACGTGGTGTTGCTTGGTTAGAATATTTGGAACGGTTGGGTTTAAATGGTTGTTTAGCAGATGATATGGGTTTAGGGAAGTCGGTACAGGTAATTGCTAGACTTGTGCAGGAGAGAGAATTGTTTTCTATTGAAGGGGAGATAGAAAAAATAGAAGATAGGAAAAATAAGAAATCTCAAAAAGATAGAGGAAATGAAAGATATCAGCAAGAGTCGCTTTCTATTGACGGGGAGATAGAAAAAATAGAAGATAGGGAAAATAAAAAGGATAAAAAAGGTGGAGAGAATGTCAATAGTTTGCAAACATCTGTGTTACCGACATTATTAATTGCACCGACATCTGTGGTTGGTAACTGGAAACAGGAAATTGCGAAATTTGCACCTCATCTTCAGAGTATGATACATCATGGGAGCGATCGCATCCAAACTGTTCCCGAATTCAAAACAGCTTGTCAACAACACGATGTTATCATTACCTCCTTTACCCTAGCACGCAAAGATGAAAAACTCCTGCAAAGTGTAAAATGGCAAAGAATTGTCTTAGATGAAGCACAAAATATCAAAAATCCTAAAGCTGCACAAACCAAAGCTATCCTCAAACTTGCAGCTAAACACAGACTAGCTTTAACAGGAACTCCTGTAGAAAACAGATTGTTAGATTTATGGTCAATTTTTAATTTTTTGAATCCTGGTTATTTAGGTAAAGAAGCACAGTTTCGTAAAGCTTTTGAAGTTCCGATTCAAAAAGATAATGATAGAATCAAATCAACTACCCTGAAGAAATTAGTTGAACCTTTGATTTTACGTCGGGTGAAAACTGATAAATCTATTATTAACGATTTACCAGATAAAGTTGAACAAAAACTCTACACTAATTTAACTAAAGAACAAGCATCTTTATATGAGGTAGTTGTCAAAGATGTAGAAGAGAAATTACAAACAGTAGAGGGAATTCAACGCAAAGGTTTAATTTTGTCAACCTTGATGAAATTAAAGCAAATTTGTAATCATCCGGCTCAATTTTTACAAGATAACAGTGATTTTTCAACAGAACGTTCTCATAAACTCAGTCGTTTAGTAGAAATGATAGAGGAAGCTGTTTCGGAAGGGGAAAGTTTACTGATATTTAGTCAATTTACAGAAGTTTGCGAACAAATTGAAAAACATATTAAACATAATTTACATTGTAACACCTACTATCTGCATGGTGGGACAAATCGTAAACGTCGGGAACAGATGATAACTGAATTTCAAGACCCAGATACAGAACCATCTGTATTTATCTTATCATTAAAAGCAGGAGGTGTAGGGATTACTTTAACCAAAGCGAATCACGTTTTTCATTTTGATAGATGGTGGAATCCCGCAGTGGAAAATCAAGCCACAGATAGAGCTTTTCGGATTGGACAACAAAAGAATGTATTTGTACATAAATTTGTAGCAATGGGTACTTTAGAGGAGAAAATTGATCAAATGATAGAAGATAAGAAAAAACTTTCTGCATCTGTAGTTGGTAATGATGAATCTTGGTTAACAGAATTAGATAACGAGGCTTTCAAACAACTAATTTCTTTAAATAAAAGTGCAATTTTGGAGTAA
- a CDS encoding SWIM zinc finger family protein has translation MGKFSRTWWGDRFIQALENFTDDNRLKRGRSYANNGKVLNFEVKQNHITAKVRGSINPYFGVYKEPTYHIHIEIKAIDKSSWNQVIDKLSSKASIISRLLLNEVPENIEDTFQELGLNLLPHSSKDFQTNCSCPDYANPCKHIAGVYYLVASRLDKNPFLLFELRGLSKDELHKKLANSNLGKALVQELNPQEFRLEPASSFYTQLEKQSVDEKPSVREFWLGKKRLPQTIEVPNSSGVSAILVKKQGDFPAFWHKDNSFIETMEEFYQRVKTKNKSLI, from the coding sequence ATGGGTAAATTTAGTCGGACATGGTGGGGAGATCGCTTTATTCAAGCATTAGAAAATTTTACTGATGATAATCGGTTAAAAAGAGGTCGTTCTTATGCTAATAATGGTAAGGTTTTAAACTTTGAAGTTAAGCAAAATCATATCACTGCCAAGGTTAGAGGTTCAATAAATCCTTACTTTGGTGTGTATAAAGAACCTACTTACCATATTCATATTGAGATTAAAGCTATAGATAAAAGTAGTTGGAATCAAGTTATTGATAAACTATCATCTAAAGCTAGTATTATTTCTAGATTGTTGTTGAATGAAGTTCCAGAAAATATTGAAGATACTTTTCAAGAATTGGGATTAAATTTATTACCTCATAGTAGTAAAGATTTTCAAACTAACTGTTCCTGTCCAGATTATGCGAATCCCTGCAAACATATTGCTGGAGTTTATTATTTAGTTGCTTCTCGATTAGATAAAAATCCATTTCTATTATTTGAATTACGGGGATTATCAAAGGACGAACTTCATAAAAAACTAGCTAATTCTAACTTAGGTAAAGCACTGGTACAGGAATTAAATCCCCAGGAATTTAGATTAGAACCTGCTTCTTCCTTTTATACTCAGCTAGAAAAACAATCTGTGGATGAAAAGCCAAGTGTGCGAGAATTTTGGTTAGGGAAAAAGCGTTTACCTCAAACCATAGAAGTACCTAATTCTAGTGGTGTGTCAGCAATTCTTGTGAAGAAACAGGGAGATTTTCCAGCTTTTTGGCACAAAGATAATTCGTTTATTGAAACAATGGAGGAATTTTATCAACGGGTGAAAACCAAAAATAAAAGTTTGATTTAG
- a CDS encoding DNA polymerase, translated as MLPQISGRFFDTQLAYQVLNAGIKTSASLENVTRKLLRIQIDKTLQTSNWHQSLTPEQLQYAALDAAILLDIYPILVKKLKQAHLLKIAQLEFHCLPVVAQMELNGMLFDVSQWHKLGTKLEADKITALQQLKQLRLVGKSQLSLLPELTDTVNPNSSQQVLAAFQTMGIPVQSTNQKDLVPLVEQYPIIKALLDYRHLAKITATFTDSLPKHIHPKTGRIHPNYYQLGARSGRFSCRQPPLQTIPRDAAARSCFIAAPNYQILKADYSQIELRIVARLSGDAKMRQAYRQGADLHKLTAALVTGKLITEVTEEDRRLAKAINFGLIYGMGAAKLRIYAETKYGVTMTLESAKAFRKRFFDAYSGVTRWHETIKKAYLRGVKESRTLAGRRRRWADKPRLAEMLNHPVQGLNADINKLAMVKLVKPLSRTNARLICVVHDEIVLECPGNEIEQVSRILHRCMVAAAEKFLNPVPVVVDVSVGDSW; from the coding sequence ATGCTCCCGCAAATCTCTGGACGTTTCTTTGATACTCAACTTGCTTACCAAGTTTTAAATGCTGGCATTAAAACCAGTGCTTCTTTAGAAAATGTCACTCGTAAACTGTTACGTATCCAAATAGATAAAACCTTACAAACTAGCAATTGGCATCAATCTCTGACTCCAGAACAATTACAATATGCTGCTCTAGATGCAGCTATTTTACTCGACATTTACCCGATTTTAGTCAAGAAATTAAAACAGGCTCATTTGCTGAAAATTGCCCAACTTGAATTTCATTGTCTGCCTGTTGTTGCTCAAATGGAACTCAATGGAATGTTGTTTGATGTGTCTCAATGGCATAAATTAGGTACAAAGTTAGAAGCTGATAAAATAACTGCACTTCAACAACTTAAACAATTGCGTTTGGTGGGTAAATCTCAATTATCTCTGTTACCAGAATTGACTGATACTGTTAATCCTAATTCTTCCCAACAAGTTTTAGCTGCTTTCCAAACTATGGGTATTCCAGTACAGTCAACTAATCAAAAAGATTTAGTGCCTTTAGTTGAGCAATATCCTATTATTAAGGCTCTTTTGGACTATCGTCACCTTGCTAAAATTACTGCCACTTTTACTGATAGTTTACCTAAACATATTCACCCAAAAACTGGGAGAATTCACCCTAATTACTATCAATTAGGGGCAAGGTCTGGAAGATTTTCCTGTCGTCAACCACCTTTACAAACTATTCCCCGTGATGCTGCTGCTAGAAGTTGTTTTATTGCAGCACCTAACTATCAAATACTTAAAGCTGATTATTCGCAAATTGAGTTAAGAATTGTGGCGCGTTTGAGTGGTGATGCTAAGATGCGCCAAGCATACCGTCAAGGTGCTGATTTACACAAACTGACTGCTGCTTTGGTAACTGGTAAGCTGATCACGGAGGTGACAGAGGAAGACCGCAGACTGGCTAAAGCGATTAATTTTGGGCTGATTTACGGTATGGGTGCTGCTAAACTTCGCATCTATGCTGAAACTAAGTATGGTGTGACTATGACACTGGAGTCGGCGAAGGCTTTTAGAAAGCGGTTTTTTGATGCTTATTCTGGTGTGACTAGGTGGCATGAAACGATTAAGAAAGCATATTTGCGGGGTGTGAAAGAAAGCCGGACTTTGGCAGGGAGAAGACGGAGATGGGCTGATAAACCAAGGTTGGCTGAAATGCTCAATCATCCTGTGCAGGGGTTAAATGCTGATATTAATAAGTTGGCTATGGTGAAGCTTGTTAAGCCGTTAAGTAGGACTAATGCCAGGTTGATTTGTGTTGTTCATGATGAAATTGTGCTGGAATGTCCAGGAAATGAGATTGAACAGGTAAGCAGGATTTTACACAGATGTATGGTTGCTGCGGCTGAAAAGTTTCTGAATCCTGTGCCTGTGGTGGTGGATGTTAGTGTGGGTGATAGCTGGTAA
- a CDS encoding M90 family metallopeptidase — translation MIETIIIFVIIGLIVTLILINPILSKRRRNRLKGRSFPPLWNAIIENNLPIYLYLVPDERKRLQGHIQVFLTEKQFIGCRELQVTEEMKIIIAAVACLLLLNERGEYFPKLRSILVYPSAYIVKETTAIDNYVVEERRVARLGESWTRDQVILSWEQIKQDTLNWQDGHNVILHEFAHQLDQEDGKAEGVPILKHSSDYPIWAKVMSEAYQQLCNDVLQGVNNVIDSYGATNPAEFFAVATETFFEKPHQLLSHYPGVYQQLQSYYQLDPVQWK, via the coding sequence ATGATTGAAACAATAATTATTTTTGTTATCATCGGGCTAATTGTTACTCTAATTTTAATTAATCCCATTCTCAGTAAAAGGAGAAGAAACCGTCTCAAAGGTCGTTCTTTTCCTCCCCTTTGGAATGCCATTATTGAAAATAATTTGCCAATATATCTCTATCTTGTTCCTGATGAAAGAAAGCGACTACAAGGACATATTCAAGTATTTTTAACAGAAAAGCAATTTATTGGCTGTAGAGAATTACAGGTAACAGAAGAGATGAAAATAATCATTGCTGCTGTTGCCTGTTTACTTCTACTTAATGAACGAGGAGAATACTTCCCTAAACTGCGTTCAATTTTGGTTTATCCTAGTGCTTATATTGTTAAGGAAACGACTGCTATTGATAATTATGTTGTTGAAGAAAGGCGTGTAGCAAGACTAGGAGAATCGTGGACAAGAGATCAGGTAATATTATCTTGGGAACAGATAAAACAGGACACCCTTAATTGGCAGGATGGACATAATGTTATTCTGCATGAATTTGCCCATCAGTTAGATCAAGAAGATGGAAAAGCTGAAGGTGTGCCGATTTTAAAACACAGTTCAGATTATCCAATTTGGGCTAAAGTGATGAGCGAAGCATATCAACAACTTTGTAATGATGTTCTCCAAGGTGTAAATAATGTCATAGATAGTTATGGTGCAACAAATCCCGCAGAATTTTTTGCTGTGGCGACTGAAACTTTCTTTGAAAAACCACACCAATTGTTATCTCATTATCCGGGGGTTTATCAGCAATTACAATCTTATTATCAATTAGATCCTGTGCAGTGGAAATGA
- a CDS encoding tetratricopeptide repeat protein, protein MAKENINLEIETQVLGSLAQAYSGLEQYDNIIEYHKQSLNIMQELQDRKGEAEALCNLGVTFAKMQQYREAEENLKAALGICRDIENYSTEVYILENLAMLYCQLNNHNSAKEYCKQGLNLHTKLYQIRFS, encoded by the coding sequence ATAGCAAAAGAAAACATAAATCTTGAAATAGAAACACAAGTGTTAGGTAGTCTAGCTCAAGCTTACAGTGGTTTAGAACAATATGACAATATAATAGAATACCACAAGCAAAGTTTAAATATTATGCAGGAATTACAAGATCGTAAAGGTGAAGCCGAAGCTTTGTGTAATCTAGGAGTTACTTTTGCAAAAATGCAACAATATCGAGAAGCTGAAGAAAACTTAAAAGCTGCTTTAGGCATTTGTAGAGATATTGAGAACTATTCTACAGAAGTTTATATTTTGGAGAATTTAGCAATGCTTTATTGTCAATTAAATAATCACAATTCTGCTAAAGAATATTGCAAACAAGGTTTAAATCTGCACACAAAATTATACCAAATCCGGTTCTCATAA